A single Spiroplasma floricola 23-6 DNA region contains:
- a CDS encoding septation ring formation regulator EzrA, which translates to MGPLWNIDQIFKNPIYISAICIFFACLFAAIIILVLMSIYKRILQTAAKTIDLIDDLKKSPLKYRLMRISMIFDETGSFEKELMIWRTKYEILFEIEMQKVFRDFVALIEDKKNTRPSLNNLKKFQAVYQKTMTINKSVHEIFIETMNNLEIEFIQRDSLTFQKELFRILKDEVIMTTFKDIAIDQDKLKDTIDQIESLFEEFYFKLDEGRYKESWDYLLKIDQALIFLIELLDSIPYVISTITTVIPQMMTELKNKHITFGPVRKNLHLNAMKYGELENYIDNLRIKINNELQKLQFKKANRTLKEVFNQINSFKSAVENEDNLKSFFEVKTPSIRNKFDMIEHSSRLLERDFTRIEDITKQFSKERNDFEIAKAAFRKTKAKADLLFSQIDLGTNNGEEINLFEIKTEMLKLMEQSLKDMSALEKSAKIVESKSTNIDSLVNQVIFIQSILNQLDVKINQFKSIYELERFIDSIQELHLRLLKYSRENLQKITTQEEKERISNQIEICNQDTLILARDLNDTIFLDYISQEIIVYLERYVGKVEGIEQVIYNCEKLFKERELDQLIGYSLQILMKLKENRIR; encoded by the coding sequence ATGGGGCCACTATGAAATATTGATCAAATATTTAAAAATCCGATATACATAAGCGCAATATGTATATTTTTTGCTTGCCTTTTTGCAGCAATAATTATTCTAGTTTTGATGAGTATTTATAAAAGAATTCTTCAAACTGCTGCAAAAACAATTGATTTAATAGATGATTTAAAAAAATCACCATTAAAATATCGTTTAATGAGAATATCAATGATTTTTGATGAAACTGGAAGTTTTGAAAAAGAACTAATGATTTGAAGAACTAAATATGAAATACTTTTTGAAATAGAAATGCAAAAAGTATTTAGAGACTTTGTAGCTTTAATTGAAGATAAAAAGAATACTAGACCAAGTTTGAATAATTTAAAGAAATTTCAAGCAGTTTATCAAAAGACAATGACTATTAATAAGAGTGTTCATGAAATTTTTATTGAAACAATGAATAATTTAGAAATTGAATTTATTCAAAGAGATTCTTTAACATTTCAAAAAGAGTTATTCAGAATACTAAAAGATGAAGTTATTATGACAACATTTAAAGATATTGCAATTGATCAAGATAAATTAAAAGATACAATTGATCAAATAGAAAGTCTTTTTGAAGAGTTTTATTTCAAATTAGATGAAGGAAGATACAAAGAAAGTTGAGATTATCTATTAAAAATAGATCAGGCTTTAATTTTTTTAATTGAACTTTTAGATTCAATTCCTTATGTTATATCTACAATAACAACAGTTATTCCTCAAATGATGACTGAATTAAAAAATAAACATATAACTTTCGGACCAGTTAGAAAAAACTTACATTTAAATGCAATGAAATATGGAGAACTTGAAAATTATATAGATAATTTAAGAATTAAAATTAACAATGAATTACAAAAACTGCAATTTAAAAAAGCTAATAGAACTTTAAAAGAGGTATTTAACCAAATAAATTCATTTAAAAGTGCAGTTGAAAATGAAGATAATCTAAAATCATTTTTCGAAGTTAAAACTCCAAGTATTAGAAATAAATTTGATATGATAGAGCATTCATCAAGACTACTTGAAAGAGATTTTACAAGAATTGAAGATATTACAAAGCAATTTTCAAAAGAAAGAAATGACTTTGAAATTGCCAAAGCAGCTTTTAGAAAAACAAAAGCTAAAGCAGATTTATTATTTTCTCAAATTGATTTAGGAACTAATAACGGAGAAGAGATTAATTTATTTGAAATTAAAACTGAAATGTTAAAATTAATGGAACAATCATTAAAAGACATGTCAGCATTAGAAAAATCAGCAAAAATAGTTGAAAGCAAAAGCACAAATATTGATTCATTAGTTAATCAAGTTATTTTTATTCAATCAATTTTAAATCAACTTGATGTTAAAATTAATCAATTTAAATCAATTTATGAGTTAGAAAGATTTATTGATTCAATTCAAGAATTACACTTGAGATTATTAAAATATTCACGTGAAAATTTACAAAAAATAACAACTCAAGAAGAAAAAGAAAGAATTTCAAATCAAATTGAAATATGCAATCAAGATACACTTATACTTGCAAGAGATTTAAATGACACAATCTTTTTAGATTACATTTCACAAGAGATAATTGTGTATTTAGAAAGATATGTTGGTAAAGTTGAAGGAATTGAGCAAGTTATTTATAATTGTGAAAAATTATTCAAAGAAAGAGAATTAGATCAATTGATTGGTTATTCTTTACAAATATTAATGAAACTAAAAGAAAATCGAATTAGATAA
- the rpsD gene encoding 30S ribosomal protein S4, with protein MSRYTGSTFKKARRYGFSILETGKEFSKGKKRTTAPGQHGARRTKLSGYGQQMQEKQKVKFMYGLTERQFRNTYARAKKIKGITGTIFLQQLESRLDNVIYRMGLSLTRQGARQLVSHGHILVNGKKLDIPSYAVKIGDIISVKDKMQKNDKIVESLASNAGTVEFVKFDKAKMTGSLLRLPERKELNQEINEALIVEWYNRLIK; from the coding sequence ATGTCAAGATATACAGGATCTACATTTAAAAAAGCTAGAAGATATGGATTTTCTATCTTAGAAACTGGTAAAGAGTTCTCAAAAGGTAAAAAAAGAACTACTGCTCCAGGTCAACATGGTGCAAGAAGAACAAAACTATCAGGTTATGGTCAACAAATGCAAGAAAAACAAAAAGTTAAATTTATGTATGGTTTAACAGAAAGACAATTTAGAAATACTTATGCAAGAGCTAAAAAAATTAAAGGAATTACAGGAACAATTTTCTTACAACAATTAGAATCAAGATTAGATAATGTAATTTACAGAATGGGATTATCTTTAACAAGACAAGGTGCAAGACAATTAGTTTCACACGGTCATATTTTAGTTAATGGTAAAAAATTAGATATTCCTTCATATGCAGTTAAAATAGGAGACATAATATCAGTTAAAGATAAAATGCAAAAAAATGATAAAATTGTTGAGTCATTAGCATCAAATGCAGGAACAGTTGAATTTGTAAAATTTGACAAAGCAAAAATGACTGGTTCATTATTAAGATTACCAGAAAGAAAAGAATTAAATCAAGAAATCAATGAAGCATTAATTGTTGAATGATACAATCGTTTAATTAAATAA
- a CDS encoding L-threonylcarbamoyladenylate synthase — protein sequence MLAKNDILKAINILQENKIVILPTDSIYGLSALYNEENRVRINKIKRSQESKQLIVLFSKLKQLKKIININKKFKKNVKSKIPITQIVNTYKNESIALRKVKRKDLVKIINKTGLIFSTSVNYSNNPYLSKKEELDLFNINISEVFWDGELKGKPSKIIDLVNNKVIRE from the coding sequence ATGCTTGCAAAAAATGATATTTTAAAAGCAATAAATATATTACAAGAAAATAAAATTGTCATATTGCCAACAGATAGTATATATGGACTTAGTGCTTTGTACAATGAAGAAAATAGAGTAAGAATTAATAAAATCAAAAGATCTCAAGAATCAAAGCAATTAATTGTACTGTTTTCTAAATTAAAGCAATTGAAAAAAATTATTAATATTAATAAAAAATTTAAAAAGAATGTTAAATCAAAGATTCCAATTACTCAAATAGTGAATACTTATAAAAATGAGAGTATAGCTTTAAGAAAAGTTAAAAGAAAAGACTTGGTAAAGATAATTAATAAAACAGGATTGATATTTTCAACAAGTGTTAATTATTCAAATAATCCATATTTAAGCAAAAAAGAAGAGTTAGATCTATTTAATATAAATATAAGCGAAGTTTTTTGAGATGGAGAACTTAAAGGAAAACCATCTAAAATCATAGATTTAGTTAACAATAAAGTAATTAGAGAATAA
- a CDS encoding SDR family NAD(P)-dependent oxidoreductase, translated as MKKNLNKEAYAIVTGASKGLGYAYCEELLKLEYNIIAVARNTDSLQELQKKYSNLKIETWNLDLSDLNNSYKLFEKSKNLDIEIVINNAGYGVWGYFHETDLEKEMNMIDLNIKSLHILTKKFTQYFIQKNKGRVINIASMGSFTPGPVFSSYYASKAYVLSFGIAINTELKKLKSKARVITICPGALKTDFWNRSSNEQRAKIRNNSKTISSSVYAKNSLKKALKAKKKNYIIFGTFNKLAKKLTKIMPEYVVLNSVYNYQRKTK; from the coding sequence ATGAAAAAAAATCTAAATAAAGAAGCTTATGCTATAGTAACTGGTGCTAGCAAAGGATTAGGTTATGCTTATTGTGAAGAGTTATTAAAGTTAGAGTATAACATTATTGCTGTTGCAAGAAATACAGATAGTTTACAAGAACTTCAAAAAAAATATAGTAATTTAAAAATAGAAACTTGAAACTTAGATTTAAGCGATTTAAATAACTCATATAAACTATTTGAAAAATCAAAGAATTTAGACATTGAAATAGTTATAAATAATGCAGGTTATGGAGTTTGAGGTTATTTTCATGAAACAGATCTGGAAAAAGAAATGAACATGATTGATTTAAATATTAAATCATTACATATTCTTACTAAGAAATTTACTCAATATTTTATACAAAAAAATAAAGGAAGAGTTATAAATATTGCTTCAATGGGTTCTTTTACACCAGGTCCTGTATTTTCAAGTTATTATGCTTCAAAAGCATATGTTTTAAGTTTTGGTATTGCAATAAATACGGAATTAAAGAAACTTAAATCTAAAGCAAGGGTTATAACTATTTGTCCAGGAGCATTGAAAACTGATTTTTGGAATAGAAGTAGTAATGAGCAGAGAGCAAAAATAAGAAATAACTCAAAAACTATTAGTTCTTCTGTTTATGCAAAAAATAGTTTAAAAAAAGCTTTAAAAGCAAAAAAGAAGAACTACATTATATTTGGAACTTTTAATAAATTGGCTAAAAAATTAACAAAAATAATGCCCGAATACGTTGTTTTAAATTCAGTCTATAACTATCAAAGGAAAACAAAATAA
- the pgsA gene encoding CDP-diacylglycerol--glycerol-3-phosphate 3-phosphatidyltransferase: MNLANKITFVRVLLIPVIVILLLLTPASWVNYEAITQLGNLNVFSIGNYHLPLTYLIAGILFIVASLTDMLDGYVARKYNMVTNFGKFFDAIADKLLTNSVLIIFACFGILPIWLCIILICRDFIIDVVRQILANSAVVMAANKMGKIRATAEMVGLSILFFLGAQCWDNFNQFGWINQVILIPMYVTVVLSILSAVIYINANKKVLFDSSTEKNDEKKSK; the protein is encoded by the coding sequence ATGAATTTGGCAAATAAAATTACATTTGTAAGGGTATTATTAATACCTGTAATAGTAATATTGTTATTATTAACTCCAGCTAGCTGAGTTAATTATGAAGCTATAACACAACTAGGGAATCTAAATGTATTCTCAATAGGAAACTATCATTTACCTTTAACTTATCTAATAGCAGGAATATTGTTTATAGTAGCAAGTTTAACAGATATGTTAGATGGCTATGTTGCAAGAAAGTACAATATGGTTACTAATTTTGGTAAGTTTTTTGATGCAATTGCAGATAAATTACTAACTAATTCAGTATTAATTATATTTGCTTGTTTTGGTATTTTACCAATATGATTGTGTATTATTTTAATATGTAGAGATTTTATAATAGATGTTGTAAGACAAATTTTAGCAAATTCAGCTGTTGTAATGGCTGCAAATAAAATGGGAAAAATTAGAGCAACTGCGGAAATGGTTGGATTGAGTATTTTATTTTTCTTAGGAGCTCAATGTTGAGATAATTTCAATCAATTTGGATGAATTAATCAAGTTATTTTAATTCCAATGTATGTAACAGTAGTTCTTTCAATTTTATCTGCTGTAATTTATATAAATGCAAATAAAAAAGTTTTATTTGATAGTTCTACAGAGAAAAATGATGAAAAAAAATCTAAATAA
- the tyrS gene encoding tyrosine--tRNA ligase — MRSILEELKQRDLLKQFTNEEKILNAQKQGAGLYCGFDPTADSLHVGHLIQIINLKRFKDFGFAPIAILGGGTGMIGDPSFKSEERNLLTLEQVGKNVEGIKQQLNFLIPDINVINNNDWLGKMSLIDFLREIGKDFNLAYLLAKENISSRIEKGLSITEFSYTMLQGYDFYRLYQDHNCLMQIGGSDQWGNITSGTDYIASKVGRENSKACGITMNLLTKKDGVKFGKTESGAIWLDKNKTSEYEFYQFFINQDDEDCDKLFKFLTTISLDEINKVKEDHAKEPFKRIMQKRLAQEVTNFVHGKEGLEKAEKISEALFSGDLLKLNKIDLLSIINSLEKNKVKENIKLIDLIVETKIASSKREARELINEGAISINNNNKFEENTIVDKKMITVDNFIIIKKGKKKYFIVEII; from the coding sequence ATGCGTAGCATTTTAGAAGAATTAAAACAAAGAGACTTGCTTAAGCAATTTACAAATGAAGAAAAAATATTAAACGCTCAAAAGCAAGGTGCAGGTTTATATTGTGGATTTGATCCAACAGCTGATTCACTTCATGTTGGCCACTTGATTCAAATTATAAATCTTAAAAGATTTAAAGATTTTGGTTTTGCACCAATTGCTATACTTGGTGGGGGAACTGGAATGATTGGTGATCCAAGTTTTAAAAGTGAAGAGAGGAATCTATTGACTTTAGAACAAGTTGGTAAAAATGTTGAAGGTATTAAACAACAATTGAATTTTTTAATACCAGATATTAATGTAATTAATAATAATGATTGATTAGGGAAAATGTCTTTAATAGATTTTTTAAGAGAAATCGGAAAAGATTTTAACTTAGCATATTTATTAGCAAAAGAAAATATTTCATCAAGAATTGAAAAAGGACTGAGCATAACAGAATTTTCATACACAATGCTTCAAGGATATGATTTCTATAGATTGTATCAAGATCATAACTGTTTAATGCAAATTGGTGGTTCTGACCAATGAGGTAATATAACTAGTGGAACTGACTATATTGCAAGTAAAGTTGGAAGAGAGAACTCAAAAGCTTGTGGAATTACAATGAATCTTTTAACAAAAAAAGATGGAGTCAAGTTTGGTAAAACAGAATCAGGAGCAATTTGATTAGACAAAAATAAAACAAGTGAATATGAGTTTTATCAATTTTTTATTAATCAAGATGATGAAGATTGTGATAAGTTATTTAAATTTTTAACAACAATTTCTTTAGATGAAATTAATAAAGTTAAAGAAGATCATGCAAAAGAACCTTTTAAGCGAATAATGCAAAAAAGATTAGCTCAGGAAGTTACAAATTTCGTTCATGGAAAAGAAGGTTTAGAAAAGGCAGAGAAAATATCTGAGGCATTATTTAGTGGAGATCTATTAAAATTAAATAAAATCGATTTATTATCAATAATTAACTCATTAGAAAAAAACAAAGTAAAGGAAAATATTAAATTAATTGATTTAATAGTTGAAACAAAAATAGCAAGTTCAAAAAGAGAAGCAAGAGAACTGATTAATGAAGGTGCTATTTCAATAAATAACAATAATAAATTTGAAGAAAATACAATTGTTGACAAAAAAATGATAACTGTAGATAATTTTATTATTATTAAAAAAGGTAAAAAGAAATATTTTATTGTAGAAATTATATAG
- a CDS encoding nicotinate phosphoribosyltransferase, whose amino-acid sequence MKNRFNIDLRIFEDYYSADYFKKTKEILNKFKPDQLVTMQWFQRNDQTVICGIEIIKEILRLSKIKDLFVEAVDEGEIVNSLEPVLKITGKYSDFAHFEGLFDGILSRASTIATNAKKIASAANGKTVLNMNDRMDYYTNQQIDGYASAIGGIKNLVTAASFEFLAEEPNLNGTMPHALIASFDGDLIEATKAYKEVFPKNNLIILVDYNNDCISDSIKVCNAFKDEIYAVRLDTSPSLVDKSLQDMQENSQELHGVNPTLVKMLREKLDLNGHNKVKIIVSSGFNEEKIKMFESQNTPVDIYGVGDAITKNKIGFTGDIVLINGKKQAKFGRENSFSNKIKSIKYS is encoded by the coding sequence ATGAAAAATAGATTTAATATAGATCTGAGAATTTTTGAAGATTATTATTCTGCAGATTATTTTAAAAAAACTAAAGAAATATTAAATAAATTTAAACCAGATCAATTAGTTACAATGCAATGATTTCAAAGAAATGATCAAACAGTAATTTGTGGTATTGAAATAATTAAAGAAATTCTTAGATTATCAAAAATAAAAGATTTATTTGTTGAAGCAGTTGATGAGGGTGAAATTGTCAATAGTTTAGAACCAGTACTAAAAATAACAGGAAAGTACAGTGATTTTGCTCATTTTGAGGGACTTTTTGATGGTATATTATCAAGAGCTTCAACAATTGCAACAAATGCTAAAAAAATAGCATCAGCTGCAAATGGCAAAACTGTGCTAAATATGAATGACAGAATGGACTATTATACAAATCAACAAATAGATGGTTATGCATCAGCAATTGGAGGAATTAAAAACTTAGTAACTGCTGCTTCATTTGAATTTTTAGCAGAAGAGCCAAATTTAAATGGAACAATGCCTCATGCATTAATTGCTTCATTTGATGGAGATTTAATAGAAGCAACAAAAGCATATAAAGAAGTTTTCCCAAAAAATAATTTAATTATATTAGTTGATTATAACAATGATTGTATAAGTGACTCTATAAAGGTATGTAATGCCTTTAAAGATGAGATTTATGCAGTAAGATTAGATACTTCTCCTTCATTAGTAGATAAATCACTTCAAGATATGCAAGAAAATAGTCAAGAATTACATGGAGTTAATCCAACACTAGTTAAAATGTTAAGAGAAAAACTTGATTTAAATGGACACAATAAAGTAAAAATAATAGTTTCTTCAGGATTTAATGAAGAAAAAATTAAAATGTTTGAATCACAAAATACACCAGTTGATATATATGGAGTTGGAGATGCAATTACAAAAAATAAAATAGGTTTTACAGGTGATATAGTTCTAATTAATGGTAAAAAACAAGCAAAATTTGGAAGAGAAAATAGTTTTTCAAATAAAATAAAAAGTATAAAATATAGTTAG
- the ytpR gene encoding YtpR family tRNA-binding protein has translation MKIFLKYVKNFNTIVVLFKNKKVISTKKEQDYEILFHENEVIGLNIFNFESDDNFNLEDKRVQKKAEPFIKKYLGDFKFENQFIIAKIVECEKIPDTHLSICKVDTGKETIQIVCGAANARKNLFTTLATLGSWMPDGTQINQGKLKGFDSFGMLCSAKELEIRDEKYNKTGIMEWDVDDSYIGRSIWEVLNEK, from the coding sequence ATGAAAATATTTTTAAAATATGTTAAAAACTTCAATACTATAGTGGTTTTATTTAAAAATAAAAAAGTGATAAGTACAAAAAAAGAACAAGATTATGAGATTCTATTTCATGAAAATGAAGTTATAGGTTTAAATATTTTTAATTTTGAATCAGATGATAATTTTAATTTAGAAGATAAAAGAGTTCAAAAAAAAGCTGAACCGTTTATTAAAAAATACTTAGGTGATTTTAAATTTGAAAATCAATTTATAATTGCAAAAATTGTAGAATGTGAAAAAATACCAGACACTCATTTATCTATTTGCAAAGTAGATACTGGAAAAGAAACTATTCAAATAGTTTGTGGAGCTGCAAATGCTAGAAAAAACTTATTTACAACATTAGCAACACTTGGTTCATGAATGCCTGATGGAACTCAAATTAATCAAGGTAAATTAAAAGGTTTTGATTCTTTTGGGATGTTGTGTTCTGCAAAAGAACTTGAAATTAGAGATGAAAAATATAATAAAACTGGAATTATGGAATGAGATGTTGATGATTCATATATTGGAAGATCAATATGAGAGGTTCTAAATGAAAAATAG
- a CDS encoding DegV family protein, with translation MKIAILIDSSCGIKDTKKYKNLYLIPLMITKEDGQQIADDENLSSDEFYQLNDSQLLKTSQSIPGNVMRKWDDLLKQYDEVVCLLLSKGLSGQYNTFKMFSQEGEYKDKIHVVDTNGVSIALKRQLELVMKLIEEGKTGQEIKDIVEQYYNQIVGYIIPKSLDQLVRGGRISKAAARLAKILKITPILKYNGEIDKQGKTRTFKKAVEEALKLLKSKYPKNKIIDISYSRADAETLEIVKKVVEKLDLEIGLWDELANTITCHTGRETFAFMPYQVWGEKLWK, from the coding sequence ATGAAAATTGCAATATTAATTGACTCTTCTTGCGGAATTAAAGATACAAAAAAGTATAAAAATTTGTACCTTATTCCATTGATGATTACTAAAGAAGATGGCCAACAAATAGCTGATGATGAAAATTTGAGTTCTGATGAATTTTACCAATTAAATGATTCACAATTACTTAAAACATCACAGTCTATTCCTGGTAATGTTATGAGAAAATGAGATGACTTATTAAAGCAATACGATGAAGTTGTTTGTCTATTGCTTTCAAAAGGTCTTTCAGGACAATACAATACTTTTAAAATGTTTTCACAAGAAGGTGAATATAAAGATAAGATACACGTAGTTGATACTAATGGAGTGAGTATAGCTCTTAAACGCCAATTAGAATTAGTTATGAAATTAATTGAAGAAGGAAAAACGGGACAAGAAATAAAAGATATAGTTGAACAATATTACAATCAAATTGTGGGCTACATAATCCCAAAATCACTTGATCAATTAGTGCGTGGAGGAAGAATTAGTAAGGCTGCTGCTAGACTTGCAAAAATATTAAAAATAACTCCAATACTTAAATATAATGGAGAAATTGACAAGCAAGGAAAAACCAGAACATTTAAAAAAGCTGTTGAAGAAGCACTTAAATTATTAAAATCAAAATATCCAAAAAATAAAATTATTGATATATCGTATTCAAGAGCAGATGCTGAAACACTTGAAATTGTTAAAAAAGTTGTTGAAAAATTAGATTTAGAAATTGGTCTGTGAGATGAATTAGCAAATACAATTACTTGTCATACAGGTAGAGAAACATTTGCATTTATGCCATACCAAGTTTGAGGAGAAAAATTATGAAAATAG
- a CDS encoding DegV family protein: MKIAVITDSSSGIKNIKDYRDLYLVPLMITKEDGQQIADDESFEADEFYQLNDSQLLKTSQSVPGTMLKKWDELLKSYDHVICLLLSKGLSGQYNTFKMFSQEDEYKDKVHVIDTNSVSIVLKRQIELIMKLLEEKKTAQEIVEIIEKDYNKVVGYIIPKSLDQLVRGGRISKAAAGLAKILKITPILKYDGEIDKQGKTRTFKKAVEEALKLLKSNYPKSNIVDISYSRVDETTLNLVKEIVKESNYEIGLFDEMPNTITCHTGRETFAFMPHQIWEEKLWK, translated from the coding sequence ATGAAAATAGCTGTAATTACAGATTCATCAAGTGGTATAAAAAATATAAAGGATTATAGGGATTTATATTTGGTTCCATTGATGATTACTAAAGAAGATGGTCAGCAAATAGCTGACGATGAAAGTTTTGAAGCTGATGAATTTTATCAATTAAATGATTCTCAACTGTTAAAAACTTCTCAATCAGTTCCAGGAACAATGTTAAAAAAATGAGATGAATTATTAAAAAGTTATGATCATGTTATTTGTTTATTACTTTCAAAAGGTCTTTCAGGACAATACAATACTTTTAAAATGTTTTCACAAGAAGATGAGTATAAAGATAAAGTGCATGTAATTGATACAAATAGCGTAAGTATAGTTCTTAAACGTCAAATAGAGTTAATTATGAAGTTACTTGAAGAAAAGAAAACAGCTCAAGAAATAGTTGAAATAATTGAAAAAGATTACAATAAAGTTGTTGGATATATTATTCCAAAATCACTTGATCAATTAGTGCGTGGAGGAAGAATCAGCAAAGCTGCTGCAGGTCTTGCAAAAATATTAAAAATAACTCCAATACTTAAATATGATGGAGAAATTGACAAACAAGGAAAAACCAGAACATTTAAAAAAGCTGTTGAAGAAGCACTTAAATTATTAAAATCAAATTACCCGAAAAGTAACATAGTAGACATTTCTTATTCAAGAGTAGATGAAACAACTTTAAATCTTGTTAAAGAAATTGTGAAAGAATCAAATTATGAAATAGGCTTATTTGATGAAATGCCAAATACAATTACTTGTCACACAGGTAGAGAAACGTTTGCATTTATGCCTCATCAAATTTGAGAAGAAAAACTATGAAAATAG
- a CDS encoding DegV family protein, with protein sequence MKIGILVDSSTGFIEKEHNTNNIKVLPLHLIVDDKDDYLDTPEEIKNNDLITILASGKKTTTSQASPGELMNKYDEMLKEFDHIIHMTIPSNLSGMHQTAVMIANDEDYKGKITVIENFLAANCAQLLALKFDEMIKEGIEDPKKYQEESDKWTVGSWTAIIPSDLQKMSKGGRANSLLITMLKMIKAKVAIQWLAKPKKIGMGRTYGSVLDKMIVALKKEITEDFELLLVSLPEVKKAHIEQIKKYLKANDIKFKESKIPTVYPWHAGIDTIGLIAVKKTLLAKK encoded by the coding sequence ATGAAAATAGGAATATTAGTAGATAGTTCTACAGGTTTTATTGAAAAAGAACACAATACAAATAATATAAAAGTTTTACCTTTACATTTAATAGTAGATGATAAAGATGATTACTTAGATACACCAGAAGAAATTAAAAATAATGATTTAATTACAATATTGGCAAGTGGTAAAAAAACTACTACAAGTCAAGCTTCGCCAGGAGAATTAATGAATAAATATGATGAAATGTTAAAAGAATTTGATCATATAATTCATATGACAATCCCTTCCAATCTTTCTGGTATGCATCAAACTGCAGTAATGATTGCAAATGACGAAGATTACAAAGGTAAAATTACAGTTATTGAAAACTTTTTAGCAGCAAATTGTGCTCAACTATTAGCACTAAAGTTTGATGAAATGATAAAAGAAGGAATTGAAGATCCTAAAAAATATCAAGAAGAATCTGATAAATGAACTGTTGGTTCATGAACAGCTATTATACCAAGTGATTTACAAAAAATGTCTAAAGGTGGACGAGCAAATTCATTATTAATAACAATGCTAAAAATGATTAAAGCAAAAGTTGCTATTCAGTGATTGGCTAAACCAAAAAAAATTGGTATGGGCAGAACATATGGATCAGTCTTAGACAAAATGATAGTAGCTTTAAAAAAAGAAATTACAGAAGATTTTGAATTACTATTAGTTTCATTACCAGAAGTAAAAAAAGCCCATATAGAACAAATAAAAAAATATTTGAAAGCTAATGATATTAAATTTAAGGAAAGCAAGATACCTACTGTTTATCCTTGGCATGCAGGAATTGATACAATAGGATTAATAGCTGTTAAAAAAACATTATTAGCAAAAAAATAA
- a CDS encoding Fur family transcriptional regulator translates to MNEYLELFKNKKIKLTDVRLSMLRIISTKKHFTINELISMVEKDLGSVNVMSIYNNIDLFLEMHLLFANTINGKQIIYEAISSQLMHITCDHCGSLEDLESPSLANELFLRFSNILKDKDMELEHFKLELHGICKKCK, encoded by the coding sequence TTGAATGAATATTTAGAATTATTTAAAAACAAAAAAATAAAACTTACAGATGTAAGACTATCTATGTTAAGAATAATCTCTACAAAAAAACATTTCACCATTAATGAATTAATTTCAATGGTAGAAAAAGATTTAGGTAGTGTAAATGTAATGTCAATATATAATAACATAGATTTATTTTTGGAAATGCATTTATTATTTGCAAATACAATAAATGGTAAACAAATTATATATGAAGCTATTTCATCACAATTAATGCATATTACATGTGATCATTGTGGTTCTTTAGAAGATTTAGAAAGTCCTTCTTTAGCAAATGAATTATTTCTTAGATTTTCAAATATTTTAAAAGATAAGGATATGGAGTTAGAACATTTTAAATTGGAACTACATGGAATTTGTAAAAAATGTAAATAA
- a CDS encoding acyl carrier protein, producing MNYFEEIKKALVNKGAKGTISTNTEFKSMGLDSLDLMDMIVTLEEKLNISISDDDLLSMKKVSDLLEVIEKITK from the coding sequence GTGAATTATTTTGAAGAAATAAAAAAGGCTCTTGTAAATAAAGGAGCAAAAGGTACTATAAGTACAAATACAGAATTTAAGTCAATGGGATTAGACTCACTTGATTTAATGGATATGATAGTTACTTTAGAAGAAAAATTAAATATATCTATATCAGATGATGATTTATTATCTATGAAAAAAGTAAGTGACCTTTTGGAAGTTATTGAAAAAATAACTAAATAA